One genomic segment of Vibrio penaeicida includes these proteins:
- the zwf gene encoding glucose-6-phosphate dehydrogenase, whose amino-acid sequence MVIPENSCIVIFGASGDLTYRKLIPALYHLYASKQLPESFAILGVSRTEYSDESYRDKLKRSLQEMEKTEPETLDAFINYLHYQAINTSDTADYAKLVTRLDELSESYQFEQSNTLFYLATPPSLYSVIPASLAAHGLNDESEGWKRLIIEKPFGYDLESAQKLDKEIHEHFQEHQIYRIDHYLGKETVQNLLVFRFSNAMFEPLWNRNFIDYVEITGAEFLGVEERGGYYDGSGAVRDMFQNHLLQVLAMVGMEPPAQINADSMRDEVVKVLQCLKPLEENDLRNNLVLGQYTGSDVRGEFLPGYRDETGVAEDSRTETYVGLKAYINNWRWNGVPFYVRTGKRLPTRVTEVVIHFKRTPHPVFGLDAPENKLIIRIQPDEGIQMSFGLKEPGAGFHAKEVKMNFHYASLEETQMLTAYERLLLDSLNGDATLFARSDAVEACWKYVQPILDFKQDPQSLYGYACGTWGPIESDKLLQRDGRAWRFPCKNLTDTDYCEL is encoded by the coding sequence ATGGTAATACCTGAAAACAGCTGCATCGTTATCTTCGGTGCCTCTGGCGATTTGACTTACCGCAAGCTGATCCCCGCGCTATACCATTTATACGCGAGCAAACAGCTTCCAGAATCCTTTGCGATTTTAGGCGTCAGCCGCACTGAATACAGTGATGAATCTTATCGCGACAAGTTGAAACGCTCTCTTCAGGAAATGGAAAAAACGGAACCTGAAACGTTAGATGCGTTTATTAACTACTTACATTACCAAGCGATAAACACTTCCGACACCGCCGATTACGCCAAACTGGTTACCCGCTTAGATGAACTCTCTGAAAGCTATCAGTTTGAACAAAGCAACACACTCTTCTATTTAGCAACGCCACCAAGCCTTTACAGCGTGATTCCAGCCAGCCTAGCGGCACATGGCTTGAACGATGAAAGCGAAGGCTGGAAACGTCTGATCATCGAAAAGCCATTTGGTTATGATTTAGAATCTGCGCAAAAGTTAGATAAAGAAATTCATGAGCATTTTCAGGAACATCAGATTTACCGTATCGACCATTACTTAGGTAAAGAAACGGTACAAAACTTGTTAGTGTTCCGCTTTTCTAACGCCATGTTTGAGCCATTGTGGAACCGTAACTTTATTGATTACGTGGAAATCACAGGTGCTGAATTCTTAGGTGTAGAAGAACGTGGTGGCTACTACGACGGATCAGGTGCTGTGCGTGATATGTTCCAAAACCACTTGCTGCAAGTATTAGCAATGGTTGGTATGGAACCACCCGCTCAGATCAATGCCGATTCAATGCGTGATGAAGTAGTGAAAGTTCTTCAGTGCTTGAAGCCGTTAGAAGAAAATGACCTTCGCAACAATCTGGTATTGGGTCAGTACACGGGTTCTGATGTGCGTGGTGAATTCCTTCCTGGGTATCGTGACGAGACAGGTGTTGCAGAAGATTCACGTACTGAAACATACGTAGGATTGAAAGCATACATCAACAACTGGCGTTGGAATGGTGTGCCGTTTTATGTCCGTACAGGTAAGCGCTTGCCAACACGTGTAACCGAAGTGGTTATTCACTTCAAACGCACACCGCACCCGGTATTTGGTTTGGATGCCCCAGAAAACAAGCTGATCATTCGTATTCAGCCTGATGAAGGCATTCAAATGAGCTTCGGTCTAAAAGAGCCGGGCGCTGGCTTCCATGCGAAAGAAGTGAAAATGAACTTCCACTACGCTTCCCTTGAAGAAACTCAGATGCTAACTGCGTATGAACGTTTACTTCTGGACTCGCTAAATGGCGACGCGACGCTATTTGCTCGTAGTGATGCAGTAGAAGCGTGTTGGAAGTACGTACAGCCGATTCTGGACTTTAAACAAGATCCTCAATCACTGTATGGTTACGCTTGTGGAACATGGGGACCTATTGAGTCTGACAAGCTGCTTCAGCGTGACGGACGCGCATGGCGTTTCCCTTGTAAGAACCTTACTGACACGGATTACTGCGAACTATGA
- a CDS encoding phosphotransferase, with protein sequence MSKGYLAHKPSKKQLIQKLWGDFGRLERWVLSPNNNSDDVGQSENAKSVIAKWIELPETLAHPKGWNTERSTDRKLKSYIVEANWYLKFSTLQDPRCLMPIGLEVNPTPTQYVIVMSDLRDYGLTEVVKQSDVRHWKLCLKWLANFHAKHLSVSHLNFGPDEALWTQGTYWHLDTRPDEFQTMATSEFKTYAKALDSALKSVPFPTLVHGDAKLANFCFSANMDSVGAVDFQYVGEGCAMKDVMLFISSCVPIEEAKNVEKLLLDYYFSQFEDAMSFYRPEQNAKLIIESWKPFYYVA encoded by the coding sequence ATGAGTAAAGGGTATTTGGCACACAAACCCTCAAAAAAGCAGCTTATTCAGAAACTTTGGGGTGATTTCGGACGACTTGAACGCTGGGTTTTGAGCCCAAATAACAACAGTGATGATGTTGGGCAGAGTGAAAATGCTAAAAGTGTTATTGCTAAATGGATAGAGTTGCCTGAAACGCTCGCGCATCCAAAAGGCTGGAATACCGAACGATCGACCGATAGAAAGCTAAAATCTTATATTGTAGAAGCCAATTGGTATTTGAAGTTCTCCACTCTACAAGATCCAAGATGCCTCATGCCTATTGGGCTGGAAGTTAATCCTACTCCCACACAATACGTGATTGTTATGTCCGACTTGCGTGATTACGGGCTAACAGAGGTTGTGAAACAGTCAGATGTTAGGCACTGGAAGCTTTGCCTCAAGTGGCTAGCGAATTTTCATGCAAAGCATTTGAGCGTAAGCCACCTCAATTTCGGTCCAGACGAAGCCTTATGGACGCAAGGGACCTACTGGCATTTGGACACCCGCCCTGATGAATTTCAAACAATGGCGACAAGTGAATTTAAAACATACGCGAAAGCATTAGACTCGGCATTGAAATCGGTACCCTTTCCGACATTGGTTCATGGTGATGCCAAGCTGGCGAACTTCTGTTTTTCAGCCAATATGGATTCTGTTGGTGCCGTGGATTTTCAATATGTAGGGGAAGGGTGTGCGATGAAAGATGTCATGCTTTTCATTAGTAGTTGTGTGCCTATTGAAGAAGCCAAAAATGTTGAAAAGCTGTTGTTAGATTACTACTTTTCCCAATTCGAAGATGCCATGTCGTTTTATCGTCCAGAACAAAATGCAAAGCTGATCATTGAAAGCTGGAAACCCTTTTATTATGTGGCTTGA
- a CDS encoding LysE family translocator: MLEIFAYAIGVMYTPGPVNLLGLNGGLQSNTKRYLGFFAGVGTAMFILFVSISWAGKTLIPTQWLPYVALIGCSYILYIAWKLHTSDVSSLNVGDKTEKILSFKDGVLIQLLNPKAPAVVLPVAAVQFPASGIVGMDAVLWSGIFAVLAFGAPTSYSILGEVLGHKLKNPNVFSAFNRILAWLLVAVAISLGFETICIPK; encoded by the coding sequence ATGCTAGAAATCTTCGCCTACGCCATAGGGGTTATGTACACGCCTGGACCTGTTAACTTACTGGGGTTAAACGGTGGTCTGCAAAGCAATACGAAGCGGTACCTTGGCTTTTTTGCCGGAGTCGGAACGGCTATGTTTATCTTATTTGTATCAATCAGCTGGGCTGGAAAAACGCTCATTCCTACTCAATGGTTGCCCTACGTTGCTTTGATAGGGTGCAGCTATATTCTATACATTGCGTGGAAACTGCACACCAGCGATGTTAGCTCACTCAATGTCGGCGATAAAACCGAGAAGATACTGAGCTTTAAGGATGGGGTACTCATTCAACTGCTCAACCCCAAAGCGCCAGCAGTCGTCTTGCCTGTTGCGGCGGTGCAGTTTCCGGCAAGTGGTATTGTAGGCATGGATGCGGTGCTCTGGTCGGGGATTTTCGCTGTTTTAGCATTCGGAGCCCCAACATCTTATTCCATACTCGGAGAAGTGTTAGGTCACAAGCTCAAGAACCCTAATGTTTTTTCAGCGTTCAACCGAATCTTGGCTTGGTTGCTTGTTGCCGTGGCTATCAGTTTAGGGTTTGAAACTATCTGTATACCCAAGTGA
- a CDS encoding AraC family transcriptional regulator, with protein sequence MQDKNQFHYQGNQSIDGLMLLSASMSDFIYNKHAHEEYSFGVTLKGRQDFFCRNQFHQSPAGGVMVFNPEDVHDGQSGGTEDLVYVMLYVHPDEFTSHFQALGVGTTNQVRVQETLSNDSILRQQILTLSHWMSEDSVSAVEYDAAMLEVAHSIIRMSGQAPEELVKNTRRETLLQKAKAFIHAHAREDISIDDISHACNMSKYHLIRVFKAQYGITPHQYVLNCRLNLAKGFLESGKTATDIAQIAGFADSSHFNRRFKRVYGMTPAQYQKQRLS encoded by the coding sequence ATGCAGGACAAAAATCAATTTCACTACCAAGGAAATCAGAGCATTGATGGGCTGATGCTGCTGAGTGCCAGCATGAGTGACTTTATATACAACAAACACGCTCATGAAGAATATTCCTTTGGCGTGACCTTAAAAGGTCGGCAAGACTTCTTTTGCCGTAACCAGTTTCACCAAAGCCCAGCGGGCGGGGTAATGGTATTCAACCCAGAAGATGTGCACGACGGGCAATCCGGTGGTACTGAAGATCTCGTGTACGTCATGCTCTATGTTCATCCCGACGAATTTACTTCGCACTTTCAGGCTTTAGGAGTCGGAACCACCAATCAGGTAAGAGTCCAAGAAACGCTATCGAACGACTCGATACTTCGTCAGCAAATTTTGACCCTGTCACACTGGATGTCTGAAGACAGCGTATCTGCAGTGGAATACGATGCTGCAATGCTTGAAGTTGCTCATTCGATTATTCGAATGAGTGGGCAGGCACCCGAGGAGCTGGTGAAAAACACCCGTCGTGAAACATTACTTCAGAAAGCCAAAGCCTTTATTCATGCGCATGCCAGAGAGGATATCTCGATCGATGACATCAGCCATGCGTGTAATATGTCGAAATACCATCTGATTCGGGTCTTTAAAGCGCAATACGGTATAACCCCTCATCAATACGTGCTCAACTGTCGATTGAATCTGGCTAAAGGATTTCTGGAGTCAGGGAAAACCGCAACTGACATTGCACAAATAGCCGGATTTGCCGACAGCAGCCATTTCAATCGGCGCTTCAAACGTGTCTATGGGATGACCCCTGCACAGTACCAAAAGCAGCGCCTCTCCTAA
- a CDS encoding protein disulfide oxidoreductase encodes MLKIVRNLTGYLLLIILITGLLDWWRTKHVDFHDMPMTQGNAIDGAFVNVTELSRDKPVLVYFWATWCGVCSLTTPSIDILSNHYEVVSIALASGEDDRLLEYIKNNDYSFTVINDLEGSINQYWRAQVTPTIAIVKDGEIQSMTTGFSTPWGLWLRLLLA; translated from the coding sequence ATGCTCAAAATAGTAAGAAACCTCACAGGCTATCTCTTGCTTATTATTCTGATTACTGGACTACTCGATTGGTGGCGAACCAAGCATGTTGATTTCCACGACATGCCGATGACTCAAGGAAACGCCATTGATGGTGCTTTCGTTAATGTAACTGAGTTAAGCCGCGATAAGCCTGTCTTGGTCTATTTCTGGGCGACTTGGTGTGGCGTATGCAGCCTAACAACACCGAGTATTGATATTTTGTCCAATCACTACGAAGTGGTTTCTATTGCTTTGGCATCTGGCGAAGATGATCGCTTGCTCGAATACATTAAGAACAACGACTACAGCTTCACAGTAATTAATGATTTGGAGGGCAGTATTAATCAGTACTGGCGAGCCCAAGTCACTCCTACAATCGCCATTGTCAAAGATGGTGAAATTCAGTCTATGACCACAGGGTTTTCTACTCCTTGGGGGTTATGGCTACGTTTACTGCTGGCATAA
- a CDS encoding DsbA family protein: MTYVTKWLGGLGLAFGLVMPSYAEEGKAAVSLTPEQTTQLAKINAILKGHPQIIGDLSKSLEAYVAQLKQVEVALKEQRSWLTQAPEHSKSGAENPALTIINFTDYNCPYCKRLEIGLAKLLIEIDNVKVVNIYVPLQQQIASGTNTNSAFYALKVWEKEPEKFAEVHRLLVAHPTRHDAESLNRIAKETGTEKYLETGEREESIVSRNMQAFGQLGLRGTPALIINDEIVPGFLPYGELKKAVQKELN; this comes from the coding sequence ATGACATACGTTACAAAATGGCTTGGTGGATTAGGGCTAGCGTTTGGCTTGGTGATGCCAAGCTATGCAGAAGAAGGCAAAGCGGCGGTTTCATTAACTCCAGAGCAAACGACTCAATTGGCAAAAATTAACGCCATATTGAAAGGGCACCCTCAAATCATTGGTGATTTAAGCAAAAGCTTAGAAGCCTATGTTGCCCAGTTAAAGCAAGTCGAAGTCGCCCTGAAAGAACAAAGAAGTTGGTTGACGCAGGCACCAGAACACAGCAAATCTGGTGCAGAAAACCCCGCTCTGACCATCATTAACTTTACCGACTACAACTGCCCATACTGTAAGCGCTTGGAAATTGGCTTGGCTAAGTTGCTCATAGAGATAGACAACGTAAAAGTTGTTAACATCTATGTGCCTTTACAACAGCAGATTGCCAGTGGCACCAACACAAACTCTGCGTTTTATGCGTTAAAAGTTTGGGAGAAAGAGCCCGAGAAGTTTGCAGAAGTTCACAGGCTTTTAGTCGCGCATCCGACACGTCACGATGCAGAATCACTCAACCGTATTGCTAAAGAAACGGGTACTGAAAAGTACTTAGAAACGGGTGAGCGAGAAGAATCCATTGTATCTCGAAATATGCAAGCATTTGGTCAGTTGGGTTTACGTGGGACCCCTGCACTTATCATTAATGATGAGATTGTCCCAGGGTTCCTACCTTACGGTGAACTCAAAAAAGCCGTCCAAAAAGAATTGAACTAG
- a CDS encoding flagellar brake protein: MAENSAAANLQVNTNSENFKGAETTLKSSDALAMIEHSSDVTINISTPVGINYKGITPFIGTIGTDYILLGAPDISDEDYEYFFQEGFWVNVRAISPRGEGALISFRCQIMHMVNEPVRMIMLSIPANMKVLQLRKEPRYDVSLAAVVFYNGQRLECEVRDISKGGCRIITSPLIRTFQIEEPVQISIVERTRGKVDLPQLTGKICNMQKSHHYARYGMMFDDKGKKSVQLLLSHLKFDGSKLALKA, from the coding sequence ATGGCGGAAAACTCGGCGGCAGCAAACCTACAAGTTAATACCAATTCGGAAAATTTCAAAGGTGCTGAAACAACGCTTAAAAGCTCAGATGCTTTAGCAATGATCGAACACAGCAGTGATGTGACCATTAACATCTCTACTCCCGTAGGGATTAACTATAAAGGCATTACACCTTTCATAGGAACCATTGGAACAGATTATATATTGCTGGGCGCGCCTGATATCTCGGACGAAGATTACGAATACTTTTTTCAGGAAGGTTTCTGGGTAAATGTTCGCGCTATTTCACCACGTGGTGAAGGCGCACTTATTTCTTTCCGATGCCAAATCATGCACATGGTTAACGAACCCGTTCGCATGATCATGTTGTCCATTCCAGCCAATATGAAAGTACTTCAACTTCGTAAAGAACCCAGATACGACGTATCGCTCGCCGCCGTTGTTTTTTATAACGGTCAGCGCTTGGAATGTGAAGTAAGGGATATTTCTAAAGGAGGATGCCGTATCATCACAAGCCCTTTGATACGCACATTCCAGATAGAAGAACCTGTACAAATCAGCATAGTGGAACGGACGCGTGGGAAAGTAGACCTTCCTCAGCTTACTGGCAAGATATGTAACATGCAGAAGTCCCATCATTACGCGCGCTACGGAATGATGTTTGATGACAAAGGTAAGAAGAGTGTGCAGCTTTTGCTAAGCCATTTGAAGTTTGATGGCTCAAAGCTTGCTCTGAAAGCTTAG
- the gnd gene encoding decarboxylating NADP(+)-dependent phosphogluconate dehydrogenase, producing MKGDIGVIGLAVMGQNLILNMNDHGFKVVAHNRTAAKVDEFLEGPAKGTNIVGAYSLEELVEKLEAPRKVMLMVRAGDVVDTFIDNLIPLLDEGDIIIDGGNTNYPDTNRRVAHCREKGIHFIGTGVSGGEEGARFGPSIMPGGAPEAWEAVKPIFQGISAKTDAGEPCCDWVGNDGAGHFVKMVHNGIEYGDMQLITEAYQFMKDGLGLSADEMQAVFADWNKTELDSYLVEITADILGYKDEDGEALVEKILDTAGQKGTGKWTGINALDLGIPLTLISESVFSRCLSALKDQRVEAEKLFGKTITPVEGDKKEWVDALRQALLASKIISYAQGFMLMREASNENGWDLNYGNVALMWRGGCIIRSAFLGNIRDAYEANPDIAFLGSDEYFKNILQNSLAAWRKVAAKSLESGIPMPCTISALSFLDGYTTARLPANLLQAQRDYFGAHTYERIDRERGEFFHTNWTGTGGDTASTTYDV from the coding sequence ATGAAAGGTGATATCGGTGTTATTGGCCTAGCAGTAATGGGCCAGAACCTTATCCTAAACATGAACGACCACGGTTTTAAAGTGGTTGCTCACAACCGTACTGCTGCGAAGGTAGACGAGTTCCTAGAAGGCCCGGCGAAAGGCACAAACATTGTTGGCGCGTACTCTCTAGAAGAGCTAGTAGAAAAGCTAGAAGCACCACGTAAAGTGATGCTGATGGTTCGTGCTGGTGACGTTGTAGACACGTTCATCGACAACCTAATCCCACTTCTAGACGAAGGCGACATCATCATTGATGGTGGTAACACTAACTACCCAGATACAAACCGTCGTGTAGCGCATTGTCGTGAGAAAGGCATTCACTTCATCGGTACTGGCGTATCAGGTGGTGAAGAAGGTGCACGCTTTGGTCCTTCAATCATGCCAGGCGGTGCGCCTGAAGCTTGGGAAGCGGTTAAGCCAATCTTCCAAGGTATCTCTGCAAAAACTGACGCTGGTGAGCCTTGCTGTGACTGGGTTGGTAACGACGGTGCGGGTCACTTCGTTAAGATGGTACACAACGGCATCGAATACGGTGACATGCAGCTTATCACTGAAGCATACCAGTTCATGAAAGACGGTCTTGGTCTTTCAGCTGACGAAATGCAAGCTGTATTTGCTGATTGGAACAAGACTGAGCTAGACAGCTACCTAGTTGAAATCACAGCTGACATCCTTGGTTACAAAGATGAAGACGGTGAAGCTCTTGTTGAGAAGATCCTAGACACAGCCGGTCAGAAAGGTACTGGTAAGTGGACGGGTATCAACGCACTAGACCTAGGTATTCCTCTAACGCTTATCTCTGAGTCTGTATTCTCTCGTTGCCTGTCTGCACTCAAAGACCAACGTGTTGAAGCTGAAAAACTGTTCGGTAAGACGATTACTCCAGTTGAAGGCGACAAGAAAGAGTGGGTTGACGCACTTCGTCAGGCTCTACTGGCTTCAAAGATCATCTCTTACGCTCAAGGTTTCATGCTAATGCGTGAAGCGTCGAACGAAAACGGCTGGGACCTAAACTACGGCAACGTAGCACTAATGTGGCGTGGTGGTTGTATCATCCGCTCTGCATTCCTAGGCAACATCCGTGATGCGTACGAAGCAAACCCAGACATCGCATTCCTAGGTTCTGACGAGTACTTCAAAAACATCCTACAAAACAGCCTAGCAGCATGGCGTAAAGTAGCAGCGAAATCTCTTGAGTCTGGTATCCCAATGCCATGTACGATTTCTGCGCTATCTTTCCTAGACGGTTATACAACCGCACGTCTACCAGCTAACCTGCTTCAAGCTCAGCGTGACTACTTCGGTGCTCACACTTACGAGCGTATCGACCGTGAGCGTGGTGAATTCTTCCACACGAACTGGACTGGTACAGGCGGTGACACTGCTTCTACAACTTACGACGTGTAA
- the cspE gene encoding transcription antiterminator/RNA stability regulator CspE: MSKTTGTVKWFNEEKGFGFITQEDGGADVFVHFRAITGDGFKTLAEGQKVSFEVEQGQKGPQAANVEKI; the protein is encoded by the coding sequence ATGTCTAAGACAACTGGCACAGTTAAGTGGTTTAACGAAGAAAAAGGTTTTGGCTTTATTACTCAAGAAGACGGTGGTGCAGACGTATTTGTTCACTTCCGTGCTATCACTGGTGACGGATTCAAAACACTTGCTGAAGGCCAAAAAGTATCGTTTGAAGTTGAGCAAGGCCAAAAAGGTCCTCAAGCTGCAAACGTTGAAAAAATCTAA
- the pgl gene encoding 6-phosphogluconolactonase — protein MINHKIFQTADQVVESLANDLKTFSEQGKPIHISLSGGSTPKMLFKLLATEAYATAIQWKNLHFWWGDERCVAPEDAESNYGEANTLLFSQIEIPAENIHRIRGENEPKAEAERFANEMAEVIPTENSTPVFDWILLGVGADGHTASLFPEQTNYNDENLSVLASHPESGQIRVSKTAKVLEAAKRISYLVLGAGKIEIVHEIHTTPAEALPYPAAKIQSKTGETEWYLDSDAASKIA, from the coding sequence ATGATCAATCATAAGATCTTTCAAACTGCGGATCAGGTAGTAGAAAGCCTAGCTAACGACTTGAAAACGTTCAGCGAGCAAGGCAAGCCTATTCACATTTCTTTGTCTGGTGGTAGCACCCCAAAAATGTTGTTCAAGCTTTTGGCTACAGAGGCTTACGCAACCGCTATTCAATGGAAAAACCTGCATTTTTGGTGGGGCGATGAGCGTTGTGTTGCTCCTGAAGATGCGGAAAGCAATTACGGTGAAGCGAACACGTTATTGTTTAGCCAAATTGAAATTCCAGCAGAAAATATTCACCGTATCCGCGGTGAAAACGAACCAAAAGCAGAAGCTGAGCGCTTTGCCAATGAAATGGCTGAAGTGATCCCAACTGAAAACAGCACGCCAGTTTTTGATTGGATCCTGCTTGGTGTGGGCGCTGATGGCCATACGGCCTCGTTGTTCCCAGAGCAAACAAATTACAACGATGAGAACCTATCTGTTTTGGCTTCTCATCCAGAATCCGGTCAAATCCGCGTGTCGAAGACAGCCAAAGTGCTGGAAGCGGCAAAACGCATCAGCTACCTAGTATTGGGCGCTGGCAAGATCGAGATTGTACACGAAATTCACACTACTCCAGCGGAAGCATTGCCTTATCCGGCAGCGAAAATCCAGTCCAAAACGGGCGAAACGGAGTGGTACTTAGATTCAGACGCAGCAAGTAAAATTGCCTGA
- a CDS encoding protein-disulfide reductase DsbD family protein — translation MKILPVLRYVFAFIICIVSLSSYGEAHTTSWLQNDRHPPVSVKLSLTGTQDVNAKTVHALLEVRLADSWKTYWRTPGEGGVSPSLDYSTTSNIENIQWHWPIPNYYQQFGLTVLGYQDYVAFPLDIVLSNPQTATDINATLTLPSCTDICVLTDYPIQLSFDPELLQPNSDSMMLHNQAMSLIPLTDGSAKVSCIIWDEANQLLNVTLENETSWNNPNLFIETLKSGDNHFQAPTISIRDNLLTAIFPVSNTLGKPDLNNQKLRITVKDDLLLQELTAPYSIGHVKAENPNTVLMLWFAFLGGLILNVMPCVLPVLGIKVNSVLLSGDKPASHRAHFLASAAGIISSFWVLAVALIALKWTGNTIGWGIQFQQPWFLVFLVVVTLGFSLNLFGVFEFKLPSRWSNTLASDRGKGLSKPFFQGAFATLLATPCSAPFLGTAVAFALGSHIFDILLIFTFLGIGLAFPWFMFALFPKTIGLLPKPGAWMSRVKILFALMMSLTSFWLISLLSTHLGQFATIMVSVVTFVFLLIVLISKYGARSVTIYGSSALLVAGLGMAIAGSLSSHWATPVIDDLQWQELDTQAIAQHVAEGKLVFVDVTADWCITCKANKIGTILQPPAYELMQASDVVLMRGDWTTPSNAITEFLMSHGRYGVPLNVVYGPNAPLGNALPVLLTQDSISQSLDQARGK, via the coding sequence TTGAAAATACTACCTGTACTCCGATACGTTTTTGCTTTCATTATTTGTATTGTGTCGCTTTCTTCATATGGCGAGGCACATACAACATCTTGGCTTCAAAATGACAGGCACCCACCCGTATCGGTAAAATTATCACTAACTGGTACGCAAGACGTAAACGCAAAGACAGTTCATGCATTGTTGGAAGTGAGGTTGGCTGATAGTTGGAAAACTTACTGGCGTACTCCCGGCGAAGGTGGTGTTTCTCCCTCACTCGATTACTCGACGACCTCCAATATTGAAAACATCCAATGGCATTGGCCAATCCCAAATTACTACCAGCAGTTTGGTTTAACTGTTTTGGGTTATCAAGACTACGTGGCATTTCCTTTAGATATCGTTTTGAGTAATCCACAAACTGCTACAGATATTAACGCTACGCTTACTTTACCCAGTTGCACCGACATTTGCGTTCTCACCGACTACCCTATTCAGTTGTCTTTTGATCCCGAATTGCTGCAGCCAAACAGCGATAGCATGATGCTTCACAATCAAGCAATGTCGTTAATTCCGCTTACTGATGGCAGCGCGAAGGTGTCATGCATCATTTGGGATGAAGCCAATCAGCTACTCAATGTGACTTTGGAAAACGAAACGAGCTGGAATAATCCAAATCTATTTATAGAGACATTGAAATCAGGAGATAACCATTTTCAAGCGCCCACTATTTCAATCCGCGACAACCTGTTAACCGCCATTTTTCCTGTCTCGAACACGCTTGGGAAGCCTGATTTAAACAATCAAAAACTACGCATTACGGTAAAAGACGACTTACTTCTGCAAGAATTAACCGCACCATATTCAATCGGGCATGTTAAGGCTGAAAATCCGAACACAGTACTGATGCTATGGTTCGCTTTCCTAGGTGGGCTGATATTAAATGTTATGCCATGTGTGCTCCCCGTCCTTGGAATCAAGGTCAATAGCGTGTTGCTTTCTGGCGACAAACCAGCGTCGCACAGAGCACACTTTCTCGCCTCAGCCGCCGGCATCATTTCTTCATTTTGGGTACTTGCGGTCGCTCTTATCGCCCTTAAATGGACAGGTAATACCATTGGCTGGGGAATCCAATTCCAGCAGCCTTGGTTTTTGGTCTTTCTAGTTGTTGTCACCTTAGGTTTTAGCTTAAATTTGTTCGGCGTTTTTGAGTTCAAGCTCCCTAGCCGTTGGTCCAATACTTTGGCTAGTGACAGGGGGAAAGGGCTGTCAAAGCCATTTTTCCAAGGTGCTTTCGCTACATTGCTTGCCACACCTTGTAGTGCTCCGTTTCTCGGAACCGCCGTCGCTTTCGCGTTAGGAAGCCATATTTTTGACATTCTGCTCATATTTACATTTTTGGGTATCGGCTTAGCCTTTCCTTGGTTTATGTTCGCTTTATTCCCAAAAACCATTGGGTTACTGCCAAAACCCGGTGCTTGGATGAGTCGTGTAAAAATCCTTTTTGCTCTAATGATGTCTTTAACATCCTTCTGGCTAATTTCGCTGCTTTCTACGCACCTAGGTCAATTTGCAACCATAATGGTCAGTGTCGTTACATTTGTGTTTTTGCTGATCGTATTAATTTCAAAATATGGTGCCAGAAGCGTCACGATTTACGGTAGCTCCGCATTGCTGGTTGCCGGATTGGGCATGGCGATAGCGGGGTCACTTTCATCGCATTGGGCAACACCCGTTATCGATGACTTGCAATGGCAAGAATTAGATACGCAAGCCATCGCGCAACATGTGGCGGAAGGTAAGCTTGTATTTGTAGATGTCACCGCAGATTGGTGTATTACCTGCAAAGCCAACAAGATTGGAACAATACTGCAACCCCCAGCGTATGAGCTGATGCAAGCATCTGACGTCGTTTTAATGCGAGGGGATTGGACAACACCAAGTAATGCTATTACTGAATTTTTGATGAGTCACGGCCGATATGGCGTACCACTTAATGTGGTATACGGACCAAACGCACCTCTGGGGAATGCCCTTCCGGTGCTGCTGACTCAAGATTCCATTTCACAATCTCTCGATCAGGCAAGAGGAAAATAA